One Longimicrobiaceae bacterium genomic region harbors:
- a CDS encoding dipeptide epimerase — protein sequence MHLEFEAVELPTKHAFSIAREGARTRVSVWVRVRDEDGAEGWGEAAATPFYGETADTVQAVLPAYARALNGGGAFALERLEAAMVKAVNHNPAARSAVSAALHDLLGKRLGVPVWKMWGLDPAAAPVSSFTLGIDEPDVMREKLREAAAYPILKVKVGGARDEEVLALIRDEAPDKVLRVDANTGWTAKQAIAALPMLADYEVEFVEQPVAKDDLLGLAEVRRASHMPIIADESCETAADVARLVGCVDGVNIKLAKCGSLREAIRIVHVARAHRMSVMLGCMVESTLGIAAAIQLAPLVDYVDLDGAALLANDPFAGPGMEPDGRLRFNDAPGLGVTRAP from the coding sequence ATGCATCTCGAGTTCGAGGCAGTGGAGCTTCCGACCAAGCACGCCTTCAGCATCGCGCGCGAGGGAGCGCGGACGCGCGTGTCCGTGTGGGTGCGCGTGCGCGACGAGGACGGCGCGGAGGGCTGGGGCGAGGCCGCGGCGACGCCTTTCTACGGCGAGACGGCGGATACGGTGCAGGCCGTGCTCCCCGCGTACGCCCGCGCGCTGAACGGCGGCGGCGCGTTCGCGCTGGAGCGGCTGGAGGCGGCGATGGTGAAGGCCGTCAACCACAACCCCGCCGCGCGTTCGGCCGTGTCGGCGGCGCTGCACGACCTGCTGGGCAAGCGCCTGGGCGTGCCAGTGTGGAAGATGTGGGGCCTGGATCCCGCCGCCGCGCCCGTCTCGTCGTTCACGCTGGGCATCGACGAACCCGACGTGATGCGCGAGAAGCTGCGCGAGGCAGCGGCGTACCCCATCCTCAAGGTCAAGGTGGGCGGCGCGCGCGACGAGGAGGTGCTGGCGCTCATCCGCGACGAGGCGCCGGACAAGGTGCTGCGCGTGGACGCCAACACCGGCTGGACGGCAAAGCAGGCCATCGCCGCGCTGCCGATGCTCGCGGACTACGAGGTGGAGTTCGTGGAGCAGCCCGTGGCGAAGGACGACCTGCTGGGTCTGGCCGAGGTCCGCCGCGCGTCGCACATGCCCATCATCGCAGACGAGTCGTGCGAGACGGCTGCGGATGTGGCGCGGCTGGTGGGCTGTGTGGACGGCGTGAACATCAAGCTGGCGAAGTGCGGCAGCCTGCGCGAAGCCATCCGCATCGTCCACGTGGCCCGCGCGCACCGGATGAGCGTGATGCTGGGCTGCATGGTCGAGTCGACGCTCGGCATCGCCGCCGCCATCCAGCTCGCGCCGCTGGTGGACTACGTGGACCTGGACGGAGCCGCGCTCCTGGCGAACGACCCGTTCGCCGGCCCCGGAATGGAGCCCGACGGCCGCCTGCGCTTCAACGACGCCCCCGGCCTCGGCGTCACCCGCGCACCCTGA